A portion of the Myxococcota bacterium genome contains these proteins:
- a CDS encoding c-type cytochrome, with translation MSDSDPEIAELPLPDRSPRDGIGEDDHPIPLWFNAAWAATWLIGFGYIVWYLVLSDWSARGQWAAEVAAARAAAPVHAPPPLQNPYKGDAAAIADGAQTFATICSACHGPEAHGLVGPSLVDPYWKYGGSDAERFTSVTGGRPGGMPPWGPQLGDEKIWKVLAYVDSLPKVGHSEFGAPDYVPPAPPAP, from the coding sequence ATGAGTGACTCGGACCCCGAGATTGCAGAGCTGCCGCTGCCCGATCGGAGCCCTCGCGACGGAATCGGCGAAGACGACCACCCGATCCCGCTCTGGTTCAACGCCGCCTGGGCGGCCACTTGGTTGATCGGGTTCGGCTACATCGTCTGGTACCTCGTGCTCTCCGACTGGTCGGCGCGCGGGCAGTGGGCCGCCGAGGTCGCGGCCGCGCGTGCCGCGGCCCCGGTGCACGCGCCGCCTCCGCTCCAGAACCCCTACAAGGGCGACGCCGCGGCGATCGCGGATGGCGCGCAGACCTTCGCCACGATCTGTTCTGCGTGTCACGGCCCAGAAGCGCACGGACTGGTCGGGCCCTCTCTGGTCGACCCGTACTGGAAGTACGGCGGGAGCGACGCGGAGCGCTTCACGTCGGTCACCGGGGGCCGGCCGGGTGGAATGCCTCCGTGGGGACCGCAGCTGGGCGACGAGAAGATCTGGAAGGTTCTCGCCTACGTCGACTCACTTCCCAAGGTGGGTCACTCGGAGTTCGGCGCGCCCGACTACGTTCCGCCGGCGCCGCCGGCGCCCTGA
- the ccoO gene encoding cytochrome-c oxidase, cbb3-type subunit II, with amino-acid sequence MAFEWHRRLESNAVLLSILTFLAVAVGGLVLLIPPHFLAGTIEPIAGVTPYSPLELEGRDIYIREGCNVCHSQEVRPFKTETDRYGAYSLAGEGVYDRPFLWGSRRTGPDLARVGGKYPPSWHWLHFHNPRDVEPRSNMPAFAFLAERELDLSDTGRKLEVLRSLGHPYSDADVAGAEASARAQQAEIAAKLRAAGIALTPVQERCETLAVIAYLETLGRAVRGQNAAELAVGGGAQ; translated from the coding sequence ATGGCCTTCGAGTGGCATCGCAGGCTCGAGAGCAACGCCGTCTTGCTGTCGATCCTGACCTTCCTGGCGGTGGCGGTGGGCGGGCTCGTGCTCTTGATCCCGCCGCACTTCCTCGCGGGCACAATCGAGCCGATCGCCGGAGTCACTCCGTACTCGCCGCTCGAGCTCGAGGGACGCGACATCTACATCCGTGAAGGGTGCAACGTGTGTCACAGCCAGGAGGTCCGGCCCTTCAAGACCGAGACCGACCGCTACGGCGCGTACTCACTCGCCGGCGAGGGCGTGTACGACCGCCCGTTCCTGTGGGGCTCGCGCCGGACCGGACCCGACCTGGCGCGCGTCGGGGGCAAGTACCCGCCATCGTGGCACTGGCTGCACTTCCACAACCCGCGCGACGTGGAGCCGCGCTCCAACATGCCTGCCTTCGCCTTTCTGGCCGAGCGCGAGCTCGACCTCTCCGACACGGGCCGCAAGCTCGAGGTGCTGCGTTCGCTGGGTCACCCGTACAGCGACGCCGATGTCGCGGGCGCCGAGGCCTCGGCGCGCGCGCAGCAGGCGGAGATCGCCGCCAAGCTGCGCGCGGCCGGGATCGCCCTGACTCCCGTCCAGGAGCGCTGCGAGACCCTTGCGGTCATCGCCTATCTCGAGACGCTCGGACGCGCCGTCCGCGGCCAGAACGCCGCCGAGCTCGCGGTGGGTGGAGGCGCGCAATGA
- the ccoG gene encoding cytochrome c oxidase accessory protein CcoG has product MLDARPVRGFFRTLRTRVDALLIAILFVVPWLELAGEPVLRFDVPHRRFHVGGIVIFPGELVFLWLLVIGLALALFFFTALAGRLWCGWACPQTIFSDLFAGVARRIQGWRGSKPPARVSRARVVATHLAWLAISAVIGFHLVAYFVSPRELAAAFARASATPTELAFLAVASAVAYLDFAWVRQTFCKYLCPYARFQSVLFDRETLVVAYDPARGEPRGKRGKTSGDCVDCGLCVAVCPTGIDIRQGLQLECIACTQCIDACDGVMAKLGRAPKLIGYRASLGRRVRWLRPRVALYGLALCAVVAALALQLARRVPFEVFASHNSTSLYSTLADGRPANSYTLRVENRDRWAHRFALALEAPSGFDLLVGANPIAVEPLTSLELRVFVAGPRSAAASQPQEIWFSVADTERAALLVRRRATFLTAATGEHDGHDEH; this is encoded by the coding sequence GTGCTGGACGCTCGGCCGGTCCGGGGCTTCTTCCGCACGCTGCGCACGCGCGTCGACGCGCTGCTGATCGCCATCCTGTTCGTCGTGCCGTGGCTCGAGCTCGCGGGCGAGCCCGTGCTGCGCTTCGACGTGCCGCACCGGCGCTTCCACGTGGGCGGGATCGTGATCTTCCCGGGCGAGCTGGTGTTTCTGTGGCTGCTCGTGATCGGCCTGGCGCTCGCGCTGTTCTTCTTCACGGCGCTCGCCGGCCGGCTGTGGTGTGGCTGGGCCTGCCCGCAGACGATCTTCTCCGACCTGTTCGCGGGCGTCGCCCGGCGCATCCAGGGCTGGCGTGGCTCGAAGCCGCCCGCAAGAGTGAGTCGCGCGCGCGTCGTGGCGACTCACCTCGCCTGGCTGGCGATCTCGGCCGTGATCGGCTTTCACCTGGTCGCGTACTTCGTGTCTCCGCGCGAGCTCGCGGCGGCGTTCGCCCGGGCGAGCGCGACGCCGACCGAGCTCGCTTTCCTGGCGGTCGCGAGCGCCGTCGCCTATCTCGATTTCGCCTGGGTGCGCCAGACCTTCTGCAAGTACCTGTGCCCCTACGCCCGCTTCCAGAGCGTGCTGTTCGACCGCGAGACGCTCGTGGTCGCCTACGACCCGGCTCGAGGCGAGCCACGCGGCAAGCGGGGCAAGACCTCGGGTGACTGCGTCGACTGCGGACTGTGCGTCGCGGTGTGCCCGACCGGGATCGACATCCGCCAGGGGCTGCAGCTCGAGTGCATTGCCTGCACTCAGTGCATCGACGCCTGCGATGGCGTCATGGCGAAGCTCGGGCGTGCGCCCAAGCTGATCGGCTACCGGGCGTCGCTCGGGCGTCGCGTCCGGTGGCTGCGCCCGCGCGTCGCCCTCTACGGCCTCGCGCTGTGCGCCGTGGTGGCGGCTCTGGCCCTGCAGCTCGCCCGGCGCGTGCCCTTCGAGGTCTTCGCGAGTCACAACTCGACCAGCCTGTACTCCACGCTCGCGGACGGTCGGCCCGCGAACTCGTACACGCTGCGGGTGGAGAACCGCGACCGCTGGGCGCACCGCTTCGCGCTCGCGCTCGAGGCGCCCTCCGGCTTCGATCTGCTCGTCGGCGCGAACCCGATCGCAGTCGAGCCGCTCACGAGCCTCGAGCTGCGGGTCTTCGTGGCCGGACCGCGAAGCGCTGCGGCGAGTCAGCCGCAGGAGATCTGGTTCTCGGTCGCCGACACCGAGCGCGCGGCGCTGCTAGTGCGCCGGCGCGCCACCTTCTTGACGGCCGCAACGGGAGAGCACGATGGCCACGACGAGCATTGA